In Kordia antarctica, the following proteins share a genomic window:
- a CDS encoding Bax inhibitor-1/YccA family protein has protein sequence MNELKQLMPVSALKEDAKVAFYKKTYTHLAMAVLLFVVVEWIFFQIPAVVNFAFSLTEGWLWLVMLGGFMFATNYAERMAMKTKDKNKHYLGLLLYVVAEAFIFIPLIGIAMSISESQSGDSSGLLTQAGIMTLALFTGLSAIVLLTKKDFSFLRSILTVGFFIALGLILAGVLFGFNLGLWFSVGMVILAAGSILYQTSNMVHNYEEDQYVAASLGLFASLMLLFWYILSIFMRD, from the coding sequence ATGAACGAATTAAAACAACTAATGCCTGTAAGCGCTTTGAAAGAAGATGCAAAAGTGGCTTTTTACAAAAAAACATATACACACTTAGCAATGGCAGTATTGCTTTTTGTAGTGGTAGAGTGGATATTCTTTCAAATTCCCGCAGTGGTAAACTTTGCATTCTCATTAACTGAAGGTTGGCTTTGGCTTGTAATGCTAGGCGGATTTATGTTTGCGACCAATTATGCAGAGCGTATGGCAATGAAAACGAAAGATAAAAACAAACATTACTTAGGATTATTACTGTATGTCGTAGCAGAAGCTTTCATTTTTATTCCATTAATCGGAATAGCAATGTCGATTTCTGAATCACAATCGGGAGACAGTTCAGGATTATTAACACAAGCAGGAATTATGACGCTGGCGTTATTCACAGGATTATCTGCTATTGTATTGTTGACTAAGAAAGATTTTTCATTCTTACGTTCTATCCTAACGGTTGGTTTCTTTATTGCTTTGGGACTTATATTAGCAGGAGTATTATTCGGATTCAACTTAGGCTTATGGTTTAGTGTCGGAATGGTTATTTTGGCGGCAGGTTCTATTTTATACCAAACGTCAAATATGGTACACAATTATGAAGAAGATCAGTATGTAGCGGCTTCTTTAGGATTGTTTGCTTCTTTAATGTTACTTTTTTGGTACATTTTAAGCATCTTCATGAGAGACTAA
- the msrB gene encoding peptide-methionine (R)-S-oxide reductase MsrB, translated as MLTWKDIIRYATHGNNKPDTRVEKTEAEWIAQLTPEQYRITRQKGTERAFSGEHCSRYDPGVYECTCCNTPLFDSNLKFDSSSGWPSFTEPVTANVIDYIKDSTHGMIRVEVTCSTCDAHLGHVFPDGPEPSGLRFCINSESLVLGE; from the coding sequence ATGCTTACTTGGAAAGATATCATCCGCTATGCCACACATGGCAACAATAAACCAGACACACGCGTTGAGAAAACTGAAGCTGAATGGATTGCACAATTAACACCTGAGCAATACCGCATTACACGCCAAAAAGGTACAGAACGCGCATTTTCTGGAGAACATTGCAGTCGCTATGATCCTGGTGTGTATGAATGCACATGTTGTAATACACCTTTGTTTGATTCGAATTTGAAGTTTGATTCTAGCAGCGGTTGGCCAAGTTTTACAGAGCCTGTAACAGCTAATGTGATTGATTATATTAAAGATAGTACACACGGCATGATTCGCGTAGAAGTGACTTGCAGTACTTGCGACGCACATTTAGGACACGTATTTCCTGATGGTCCAGAACCAAGTGGATTGCGTTTTTGTATCAATTCGGAATCGTTGGTGTTGGGGGAATGA
- the bshA gene encoding N-acetyl-alpha-D-glucosaminyl L-malate synthase BshA — MKIAIVCYPTFGGSGVVATELGIALANRGHEIHFITYKQPVRLALLGENIHFHEVNVPEYPLFHYQPYELALSSKLVDMVKLHKIDLLHVHYAIPHAYAGYMAKKMLAEEGISIPMVTTLHGTDITLVGSHPFYKSAVTFSINKSDVVTSVSESLKRDTLRLFDIKKEIDVIPNFIDVSKHIDNEFTDCQRSLMATDDEKIITHISNFRPVKRIGDVVRIFNEIQKEIPAKLMMVGEGPEREPAELLCEELGILNKVIFLGNSNEIDKILCFSDLFLLPSETESFGLAALEAMISSVPVISSNTGGIPEVNVHGVSGYLSTVGDVKDMSRNALKILKDDAELQKFKKGAKEQALAFDINKIVPIYEAIYQKAFEMA, encoded by the coding sequence ATGAAAATAGCCATAGTATGTTACCCAACATTTGGCGGTAGTGGCGTTGTTGCTACCGAACTAGGAATTGCCTTAGCCAATAGAGGACACGAAATACATTTCATTACGTACAAACAGCCAGTTCGCTTGGCATTATTAGGCGAAAACATTCACTTTCACGAAGTAAACGTACCCGAATATCCATTATTCCATTACCAACCATATGAATTGGCATTGTCGAGCAAATTGGTAGATATGGTCAAACTTCATAAAATAGATTTGTTACATGTACATTACGCTATTCCGCATGCATATGCAGGTTATATGGCAAAAAAGATGTTGGCAGAAGAAGGAATTTCTATTCCGATGGTGACAACGTTGCACGGAACAGACATTACGTTGGTAGGAAGTCATCCGTTTTACAAATCGGCAGTTACGTTTAGTATTAACAAATCGGATGTTGTAACGTCGGTTTCAGAAAGCTTAAAGCGAGATACATTGCGTTTGTTCGATATAAAAAAAGAAATAGACGTCATTCCCAATTTTATAGATGTTAGCAAACATATTGATAATGAGTTCACAGATTGTCAACGTAGTTTGATGGCAACGGATGATGAAAAAATAATCACGCATATTAGTAACTTCAGACCTGTAAAGCGTATTGGTGATGTAGTTCGTATTTTTAATGAAATTCAAAAAGAAATTCCCGCAAAACTCATGATGGTTGGCGAAGGACCAGAGCGCGAACCAGCGGAATTGTTATGTGAAGAACTCGGTATTTTGAATAAAGTGATCTTTTTAGGAAATAGTAATGAGATTGATAAAATACTGTGTTTCTCTGATTTGTTCTTATTACCGTCAGAAACGGAAAGTTTCGGATTGGCAGCTTTGGAAGCGATGATTTCTTCCGTTCCGGTGATATCAAGCAATACAGGAGGAATTCCAGAAGTAAATGTTCATGGAGTTTCAGGATATTTAAGTACAGTTGGTGATGTAAAAGACATGTCGCGCAATGCACTTAAAATACTAAAAGATGATGCTGAACTTCAAAAATTCAAAAAAGGTGCTAAAGAACAAGCCTTAGCATTTGATATCAATAAGATTGTACCAATTTATGAAGCTATTTATCAAAAGGCGTTTGAAATGGCGTGA